In the Arachis ipaensis cultivar K30076 chromosome B10, Araip1.1, whole genome shotgun sequence genome, one interval contains:
- the LOC107621483 gene encoding uncharacterized protein LOC107621483, translated as MTDIGGGGREAGACPCPHGDPLPSLVESDGAGVLGKVYAFKGESDARGAFGGKDASNNEKGSENGSVLKGLHQSNGNVLGNIFSRQSGGSQGGQGLHSLRISSRGENGGGMWDTSYTTLSHKLRSVWRLKGGYALLDVGFDYFMVKFNLLEDRDKVLLGGLWMIVGHYLVVKSQTQDFRPCKPSFGSTMVWICIAGLPIWCYQGKAMLRIATAIGVPIKVAKLAEREKYARACVHINFGFPVIKKLLVDSYEYEVEYESLDLICGSCSCFGHGTKNRKHQEKVAAPKAVSQDHGVSTKEASKDDLTLSSSVVPNPPNAQIEKDFLIWQKS; from the exons ATGACAGATATTGGGGGCGGGGGACGGGAGGCGGGGGCATGTCCCTGCCCCCATGGggacccgttgccatccctaGTTGAGAGCGACGGAGCGGGGGTTTTGGGGAAGGTTTACGCCTTCAAGGGAGAGAGCGATGCAAGAGGTGCGTTCGGCGGAAAGGACGCGAGCAACAATGAGAAAGGTTCGGAGAATGGAAGCGTCTTGAAGGGTCTCCACCAAAGTAACGGCAATGTTCTAGGAAATATTTTTTCGCGACAAAGTGGTGGGAGCCAAGGAGGCCAGGGGCTTCATAGCCTCCGAATCTCTAGTAGGGGAGAAAATGGTGGTGGTATGTGGGATACAAG TTATACTACCTTGTCCCATAAGCTCAGATCGGTGTGGAGGCTCAAGGGAGGATATGCTCTCTTAGATGTGGGCTTTGATTATTTTATGGTGAAATTTAACCTTTTAGAGGATAGAGACAAGGTGCTTCTCGGTGGCCTGTGGATGATCGTTGGGCACTATCTTGTTGTCAAGTCACAGACCCAAGATTTTCGACCGTGCAAACCTTCCTTTGGATCAACAATGGTGTGGATCTGCATTGCCGGTCTTCCGATTTGGTGCTACCAGGGGAAGGCGATGTTGCGCATTGCAACTGCTATAGGAGTCCCAATCAAAGTTGCAAAATTAGCAGAACGAGAAAAATATGCACGAGCCTGCGTTCACATCAATTTCGGATTTCCAGTGATCAAGAAACTCTTGGTTGATAGCTATGAATATGAGGTTGAGTATGAGAGTCTCGATTTGATTTGTGGGAGTTGCTCATGCTTTGGCCATGGCACTAAAAATCGCAAGCACCAAGAAAAAGTGGCGGCACCGAAGGCGGTCTCACAAGACCATGGGGTTAGCACAAAGGAGGCCTCCAAAGATGATCTTACTCTATCATCATCGGTGGTGCCTAATCCTCCAAATGCCCAAATTGAAAAGGATTTTTTAATTTGGCAAAAATCATAG